In Helianthus annuus cultivar XRQ/B chromosome 8, HanXRQr2.0-SUNRISE, whole genome shotgun sequence, a single genomic region encodes these proteins:
- the LOC110936817 gene encoding GDSL esterase/lipase At5g18430: MVFFLLNLVWGAGTSPTGDARTKNEPRAFFVFGDSLVDNGNNNFLLTTARADSPPYGIDYVSHRPTGRFSNGRNIPDLIGEQIGVDPLLPYLDPELNGKKLLNGANFASAGIGILNDTGFQFVNIIRMPRQLAFFEAYQKRVEAIIGTKKTKKLVNEALVLVTCGGNDFVNNYYLVRNSFRSFQYKLPEYVQLLTREYQKILMRLYTLGARKVLVTATGPLGCAPSVIALRSRKGECATELQQAADLFNPQVTAMTGLLNKKLGSNVFISIEAHHIFYDFITKPKAFGFEVTNKACCGQGRYNGLGLCTALSNLCPDRAKYVYWDGYHPTERANRLVVQEIFNGAKYMKPMNLSILMSMNA, from the exons ATGGTGTTCTTTTTATTAAATCTTGTGTGGGGGGCTGGAACTAGTCCAACCGGTGATGCAAGAACCAAAAACGAGCCAAGAGCATTTTTTGTGTTTGGGGACTCGTTGGTCGACAACGGAAACAATAACTTCTTGCTTACAACCGCAAGAGCCGATTCACCTCCTTATGGGATTGATTATGTTTCTCATCGTCCTACGGGTCGTTTctctaatggtagaaacatcccAGATCTTATAG GCGAACAAATCGGGGTGGATCCACTATTACCGTACTTGGATCCAGAACTCAATGGTAAAAAACTCCTTAATGGTGCCAACTTCGCTTCTGCAGGGATCGGAATACTCAATGACACTGGATTCCAATTT GTTAACATAATTCGAATGCCGCGCCAACTAGCATTCTTCGAAGCATACCAAAAACGAGTCGAAGCTATAATTGGTACCAAGAAAACCAAAAAGCTCGTTAACGAGGCACTCGTTTTGGTAACGTGTGGAGGCAACGATTTCGTAAACAACTATTATTTGGTGCGAAACTCATTTCGATCATTTCAATATAAACTCCCCGAGTATGTCCAGTTACTCACAAGAGAGTACCAAAAGATTTTAATG AGGCTTTATACATTGGGAGCTCGAAAAGTTCTAGTGACTGCTACCGGACCATTGGGTTGTGCACCGTCGGTAATCGCATTGCGTAGCCGTAAAGGAGAATGCGCGACAGAGCTGCAACAAGCCGCGGACCTATTCAATCCTCAAGTGACAGCAATGACTGGTTTGTTGAACAAGAAATTGGGTAGTAATGTCTTTATTTCTATTGAAGcacatcatattttctatgactTCATCACCAAACCTAAAGCTTTTG GATTTGAGGTGACTAACAAAGCATGTTGTGGACAAGGACGATATAACGGGCTAGGCCTTTGCACCGCATTGTCAAACTTGTGTCCCGATAGGGCCAAGTATGTGTATTGGGATGGTTACCACCCGACTGAGAGGGCGAATCGGCTGGTCGTGCAAGAAATATTCAATGGCGCCAAGTATATGAAACCCATGAACCTAAGCATCCTTATGTCTATGAATGCATAG